Proteins from one Falco naumanni isolate bFalNau1 chromosome 2, bFalNau1.pat, whole genome shotgun sequence genomic window:
- the CD2 gene encoding T-cell surface antigen CD2 gives MNFRRIFLAKCLLLLFPSVKCSVTSWIYAAVNESALLSITAAAGSVYDATWLKDSSRLLQIKDKKVKYYVNRDQCRCKVLLNGTLQIEQVVKEDSGKYRVTVYQQDGKFKAEEDTILVVQDPVPQPILSAECMNKTASVKCEVKPKTKDETFIIELAHDKGKKVQNNVTRLELHTRYSGTFRCVVKNQVSEKTAEKVLKCSGQLDLYLILGIAGGTVVFVTFLTLLIYCIRKKKAERLEDDDEERMMQARQVDSEMVVRELPQPPCNPTPKQLRVQQRPLPQPYVQQQALPPRPRPRTQQRTPNHPRERP, from the exons ATGAACTTTAGGAGGATTTTCCTAGCCAAgtgcttgctgcttttatttcccagtGTAAAAT GCTCTGTCACCAGTTGGATTTACGCAGCAGTGAATGAGTCGGCTCTTCTCAGCATCACCGCTGCTGCTGGGAGCGTATATGATGCAACGTGgctgaaagacagcagcaggTTGCTCCAGATAAAAGATAAGAAAGTGAAGTACTATGTGAACAGGGACCAGTGCAGGTGTAAGGTGCTCCTAAATGGGACTCTACAAATAGAGCAGGTGGTGAAAGAGGACAGTGGAAAGTACAGGGTGACTGTTTATCAGCAGGATGGGAAGTTCAAGGCAGAAGAAGATACAATACTCGTCGTTCAGG aCCCTGTTCCTCAGCCAATCCTCAGTGCTGAATGCATGAATAAAACTGCATCTGTCAAGTGTGAAGTGAAGCCGAAGACTAAAGATGAGACATTTATAATAGAACTGGCTCACGATAAAGGCAAAAAAGTCCAAAATAATGTCACACGGTTGGAATTGCACACACGGTATTCTGGGACGTTCAGATGTGTTGTTAAGAACCAAGTCAGCgaaaaaactgctgaaaaagtACTTAAGTGCTCAG GCCAGCTGGACCTTTATCTCATCTTAGGCATAGCAGGAGGTACAGTCGTCTTTGTCACCTTCCTGACTTTGCTTATTTATTGtatcaggaagaagaaagcagaacgGCTTGAAGATGATG ATGAGGAGCGAATGATGCAGGCTCGCCAGGTGGACAGCGAGATGGTGGTGCGGGAGCTCCCCCAGCCACCGTGCAATCCCACCCCGAAGCAGCTGCGTGTGCAGCAGCGGCCGCTGCCGCAGCCCTATGTGCAGCAGCAAGCACTGCCCCCACGGCCCAGGCCCCGCACTCAGCAGCGGACTCCAAACCACCCCAGAGAAAGACCATGA